The Megalobrama amblycephala isolate DHTTF-2021 linkage group LG20, ASM1881202v1, whole genome shotgun sequence genome includes a window with the following:
- the LOC125255404 gene encoding archaemetzincin-2 yields the protein MQVIQHPVERLHTALLSTRKDLIKTFQKFSRAEKKLLEDGLLPDNSLFSPITIHSDSDWIPAHPEDPQDFQSFYINPYRRSPNRGHNTIYIQTIGSFGEGAVVAEQYVEWLKDYCQAFFYGLVVKLLPPVTVASTACSFRVNNNTHNLQLHAGELLNFLKQRKPSDAFCIVGITMIDLYPKESWNFVFGQASLTKGMGVFSFARYDDHFYERSYTGRLKKKIELKQGDYSVFENYYTPPITSVLLLRSCKTLTHEIGHIFGMEHCQWLNCVMQGSNHLQESDRRTLVLCPICLRKLQSAIGFKIADRYKALLHWIEDGADSNGQHSKPTQAFQEYKDWFYKCLRILESETS from the exons ATGCAGGTTATTCAGCATCCTGTTGAGAGACTGCATACTGCTCTCCTGTCCACACGGAaagatttaataaaaacatttcaaaaattcaGCAGAGCTGAGAAGAAACTTCTAGAAGATGGACTTCTGCCTGACAATTCACTTTTCAGCCCCATCACCATTCACTCAGACTCAGACTGGATTCCTGCACATCCAGAAGATCCTCAAGACTTTCAGAGTTTTTACATCAACCCATACCGCCGTTCTCCAAACCGTGGACATAACACCATCTATATTCAAACTATTG GCTCTTTTGGGGAAGGAGCAGTTGTGGCAGAGCAGTATGTTGAATGGCTGAAGGACTACTGTCAGGCCTTCTTTTACGGACTAGTGGTCAAGCTTTTACCACCAGTAACAGTTGCTTCAACAGCCTGTTCATTTCGGGTCAACAACAACACACATAACCTTCAGCTTCATGCTG GAGAGCTGTTGAACTTCTTGAAACAGAGAAAGCCCAGTGATGCTTTTTGCATTGTGGGGATCACCATGATCGACTTGTACCCCAAAGAGTCATGGAATTTTGTTTTTGGCCAGGCTTCTCTAACTAAAG GAATGGGAGTCTTCAGCTTTGCCCGATACGATGATCATTTTTATGAGAGAAGCTATACAGGACGACTGAAGAAGAAAATAGAGCTGAAGCAAGGAGATTATTCTGTGTTTGAGAATTACTACACTCCTCCAATCACCAGCGTTCTCCTCCTCCGGTCCTGCAAG ACCCTGACTCATGAGATTGGACATATATTCGGGATGGAGCACTGCCAGTGGCTAAACTGTGTCATGCAGGGCTCCAATCACTTACAGGAGTCTGACCGTCGGACACTTGTCCTCTGCCCCATCTGTTTGCGTAAACTACAGTCTGCCATTGGATTCAAAATAGCTGACAGATACAAG GCCTTACTGCACTGGATTGAAGATGGAGCTGACAGCAATGGACAACATTCAAAACCCACACAAGCCTTCCAAGAGTATAAAGACTGGTTCTATAAGTGCTTACGAATATTGGAAAGTGAAACATCATGA